A stretch of the Actinotalea sp. JY-7876 genome encodes the following:
- a CDS encoding trans-acting enoyl reductase family protein: MSTPVLVYGASGHTGRFVVRELVRRGLVPVLAGRSAERLAAASPSDALAVREVGVDEPDRLREAVADVGAVINCAGPFLDTALPLARAAVAAGAHYLDVTAEQPVVRAVYDELDGPARAAGVAVVPAMAFYGGLADLLLTAVLDGARAADEVDVAIALDHWWPTEGTRATGARNTVTRQVVRGGHLVPLAAPAATATWAFPPPFEEQAVVELPLSEVMTVHRHLQVGELRSWLTTAPLEELRDARTPPPTASDDDGRSAQRFVVDVAVRRGSARRRITASGRDIYAISAPIVVEGVARLLDGRHRGTGALAPGQAFDAADLLQSLTAVDAFATSRT; the protein is encoded by the coding sequence ATGAGCACCCCGGTCCTTGTCTACGGCGCCTCCGGTCACACGGGTCGGTTCGTGGTCCGCGAGCTCGTGCGCCGGGGCCTGGTGCCCGTGCTCGCCGGACGCAGCGCCGAGCGCCTGGCGGCGGCGTCGCCGAGCGACGCGCTCGCGGTGCGCGAGGTGGGCGTCGACGAGCCGGACCGGCTGCGCGAGGCCGTCGCCGACGTCGGCGCGGTGATCAACTGCGCGGGCCCGTTCCTCGACACCGCCCTGCCGCTCGCACGCGCCGCCGTCGCGGCCGGCGCCCACTACCTCGACGTGACGGCGGAGCAGCCGGTGGTGCGGGCGGTGTACGACGAGCTCGACGGCCCGGCACGCGCAGCCGGCGTCGCCGTCGTCCCGGCGATGGCGTTCTACGGCGGCCTCGCGGACCTGCTCCTGACCGCCGTCCTCGACGGCGCGCGGGCCGCGGACGAGGTCGACGTCGCGATCGCCCTGGACCACTGGTGGCCCACCGAAGGCACCCGCGCGACGGGTGCGCGCAACACGGTGACCCGGCAGGTCGTCCGGGGCGGCCACCTGGTGCCCCTGGCGGCCCCGGCGGCCACCGCGACCTGGGCCTTCCCGCCGCCGTTCGAGGAGCAGGCCGTCGTCGAGCTGCCGCTCTCCGAGGTGATGACCGTCCACCGCCACCTCCAGGTCGGCGAGCTCCGCTCGTGGCTCACCACGGCGCCGCTCGAAGAGCTCCGGGACGCCCGGACACCGCCGCCGACGGCGTCCGACGACGACGGGCGGTCCGCGCAACGGTTCGTCGTCGACGTCGCGGTGCGTCGGGGCTCCGCGCGGCGCCGCATCACCGCGAGCGGGCGCGACATCTACGCGATCTCCGCGCCGATCGTCGTCGAGGGCGTCGCCCGGCTCCTCGACGGCCGTCACCGGGGCACGGGCGCCCTCGCACCGGGACAGGCGTTCGACGCCGCGGACCTGCTGCAGAGCCTGACCGCCGTCGACGCCTTCGCGACGTCACGAACGTAG
- a CDS encoding dihydrofolate reductase family protein yields the protein MRKVVAVEFLSVDGVMQGLGSRDEDTDGGFAHGGWGAHYGGALQEVMDGSELAATTGYLFGRRTYESLAAFWPTQPDDNPMARHLNATPKHVVSRTLTHPEWAGTAVVDGDLGSAVQQLKDRGEGSITVLGSGVLVAELFRLDLVDEISLFVHPLLLGTGKRLFRGLPAPRRLQLLRSATTSAGTLAVRYAITR from the coding sequence ATGCGCAAGGTGGTGGCCGTCGAGTTCCTGAGCGTCGACGGCGTGATGCAAGGGCTCGGCTCGCGCGACGAGGACACCGACGGGGGCTTCGCCCACGGCGGCTGGGGCGCGCACTACGGGGGCGCGCTGCAGGAGGTCATGGACGGGAGCGAGCTGGCGGCCACGACGGGATACCTGTTCGGGCGACGGACCTACGAGAGCCTCGCGGCCTTCTGGCCCACCCAGCCCGACGACAACCCCATGGCGCGACACCTGAACGCGACGCCGAAGCACGTGGTGTCCCGCACGCTGACGCATCCCGAGTGGGCGGGGACGGCCGTCGTCGACGGCGACCTCGGGTCGGCGGTGCAGCAGCTGAAGGACCGCGGCGAGGGCTCGATCACGGTCCTGGGCAGCGGTGTGCTCGTCGCCGAGCTTTTCCGGCTCGACCTCGTCGACGAGATCAGCCTCTTCGTGCACCCATTGCTCCTCGGGACCGGCAAGCGCCTGTTCCGCGGGCTTCCGGCCCCGCGCCGGCTGCAGCTGCTCCGCTCGGCCACCACGAGCGCCGGGACGCTGGCCGTCCGCTACGCGATCACCCGCTGA